From the Lathyrus oleraceus cultivar Zhongwan6 chromosome 4, CAAS_Psat_ZW6_1.0, whole genome shotgun sequence genome, one window contains:
- the LOC127138718 gene encoding proline-rich receptor-like protein kinase PERK1, whose product MKPPQPPAPIPSRPPSHVAPPLPPLMSSSGGTGSNYSGGELLPPPSPGLAFSTAKSTFTYKELARATDGFSDANLLGQGGFGYVHRGILPNGKEVAVKQLKAGSGQGEREFQAEVEIISRVHHKHLVSLVGYCSTGFQRLLVYEFVPNNTLEFHLHGNGRPTMDWPTRLRIALGSAKGLAYLHEDCHPKIIHRDIKAANILLDFKFEAKVADFGLAKIASDLNTHVSTRVMGTFGYLAPEYAASGKLTDKSDVFSYGVMLLELLTGRRPVDKNQTYMDDSLVEWARPLLMRALEENNLDSLIDPRLQNEFDPSEMTCMVACAAACTRHSAKRRPRMSQVVRALEGDVSLANLNEGVRPGHSSVYSSHERWIQSYNSNFFVLQAYQEETE is encoded by the exons ATGAAGCCACCACAACCTCCTGCTCCAATTCCATCACGACCGCCTTCTCATGTTGCTCCGCCACTGCCTCCTCTCATGAGCAGCAGTGGTGGTACCGGCTCAAACTATTCAGGCGGCGAACTACTTCCACCTCCTTCTCCAGGCCTTGCATTTAGCACTGCGAAGAGTACGTTTACATACAAGGAGTTGGCGCGCGCAACGGATGGCTTCTCTGATGCTAACCTCCTTGGACAAGGTGGATTTGGATATGTTCATAGAGGTATTCTCCCTAATGGTAAAGAGGTTGCTGTTAAGCAGCTGAAAGCTGGAAGTGGACAAGGAGAACGTGAATTTCAAGCTGAAGTAGAGATTATTAGCCGTGTTCATCATAAACATCTTGTTTCTCTTGTTGGATACTGCAGCACCGGGTTTCAGAGGCTACTTGTTTATGAGTTTGTTCCCAACAATACATTGGAATTTCATTTACATG GAAATGGACGACCAACGATGGATTGGCCAACAAGATTGCGAATTGCTTTAGGATCTGCAAAAGGACTTGCTTATCTTCATGAAGATT GTCATCCTAAGATCATTCATCGTGATATTAAAGCTGCTAACATCCTTCTCGATTTTAAGTTTGAAGCAAAG GTTGCTGATTTTGGTCTTGCAAAGATTGCTTCCGATCTCAACACTCATGTTTCTACTCGAGTGATGGGGACTTTTGG GTATCTGGCTCCAGAATATGCAGCAAGTGGAAAACTTACAGACAAATCAGATGTTTTCTCTTATGGAGTCATGCTCCTTGAGCTATTAACTGGACGTCGACCGGTTGATAAAAATCAGACTTACATGGATGATAGTTTGGTGGAATGG GCTAGGCCTTTGCTCATGCGTGCTTTAGAAGAAAATAATTTAGATTCTCTGATTGATCCAAGACTTCAGAATGAATTTGACCCTAGTGAGATGACGTGTATGGTAGCATGTGCTGCAGCTTGCACACGCCACTCAGCAAAGCGTCGACCAAGGATGAGCCAG GTTGTGCGTGCCTTAGAAGGAGACGTGTCACTAGCAAATCTTAATGAAGGAGTAAGACCTGGACACAGCAGTGTCTACAGTTCTCACGAAAGGTGGATTCAGAGCTACAATTCAAATTTTTTTGTTTTGCAGGCATATCAAGAGGAGACTGAATAG